The following proteins come from a genomic window of Meiothermus sp. Pnk-1:
- a CDS encoding type IV pilus twitching motility protein PilT codes for MAKAPDIVDLLTLAVDRNASDLVITVGLPPMVKIDGEFHPTEHEALTPQDTRRLMYALMDEKQQRHFEEEKELDFSFSLPAKGRYRVNVFLQRGSVGGVLRVVPSVVKSFEELGLPKNIGELALTPRGLLLVTGPTGSGKSTTLASMIDYINERRRAHIVTIEDPIEFFHRHKTSIINQREIGSDTHGFHKALRSVLRQAPDVILVGEMRDYETISAAITAAETGHLVMGTLHTNSAPETIDRIIDVFPEAQQEQVRVQLANNLVAVMTQQLLPKAFGGGRVLAYELMIATPAVRALIREGKSHQLVSVIQTGGQYNMITMDACLADLYKRKLITYEMGQSRAVDPKEFARLAGAGTPAASINTGAQRRA; via the coding sequence ATGGCTAAAGCGCCCGATATCGTAGACCTGCTCACCCTAGCAGTAGACCGCAACGCTTCAGACTTGGTGATCACGGTGGGGCTTCCCCCCATGGTCAAGATCGACGGGGAGTTCCACCCCACCGAGCACGAGGCCCTTACCCCCCAAGACACCCGCCGCCTGATGTATGCGCTGATGGACGAAAAGCAGCAGCGGCACTTTGAAGAGGAAAAGGAGCTGGACTTTTCCTTCAGCCTCCCTGCTAAGGGTCGCTACCGGGTCAACGTGTTCTTGCAACGGGGTAGCGTAGGCGGGGTGTTGCGGGTGGTTCCCAGCGTGGTCAAGAGTTTCGAGGAGCTGGGGCTACCCAAAAATATCGGCGAGCTGGCCCTCACCCCGCGGGGGCTGCTCCTGGTCACCGGCCCGACCGGGTCGGGCAAGTCCACCACCCTGGCCTCGATGATCGACTACATCAACGAGCGCCGCCGCGCCCACATCGTGACCATCGAAGACCCCATCGAGTTCTTCCACCGCCATAAAACCAGCATCATCAATCAGCGCGAGATCGGCTCGGATACCCACGGTTTCCACAAAGCGCTACGAAGCGTGCTACGCCAAGCCCCGGACGTCATTCTGGTGGGAGAGATGCGCGATTACGAAACCATCTCCGCCGCCATCACCGCCGCCGAAACCGGCCACTTGGTGATGGGCACCTTGCACACCAACTCCGCCCCCGAGACCATAGACCGCATCATCGACGTCTTTCCCGAAGCCCAGCAGGAGCAGGTGCGGGTTCAGCTCGCCAACAACCTGGTCGCGGTGATGACCCAGCAGCTACTGCCCAAGGCGTTCGGCGGAGGCCGGGTGCTGGCCTACGAGTTGATGATCGCCACCCCAGCGGTGCGGGCGTTGATCCGCGAGGGCAAGAGCCACCAGCTGGTCTCGGTGATCCAGACCGGCGGCCAGTACAACATGATCACCATGGACGCCTGCCTGGCCGATCTGTACAAGCGCAAGCTGATCACCTACGAGATGGGCCAGAGCCGTGCCGTGGATCCCAAGGAGTTTGCCCGCCTAGCGGGCGCAGGGACCCCGGCGGCTTCGATCAACACCGGCGCCCAGCGCCGTGCCTAG